The following proteins come from a genomic window of Melospiza melodia melodia isolate bMelMel2 unplaced genomic scaffold, bMelMel2.pri scaffold_28, whole genome shotgun sequence:
- the LOC134433954 gene encoding olfactory receptor 14J1-like, whose translation AAQLFFFLFFIGAEFLLLTIMCYDRYVSICKPLHYGTLLGSRACAHMAAAAWASAFLYSLLHTANTFSLPLCHGNVLGQFFCEIPQILKLSCSNSSLRELRLIAVSACLLFGCFVFIVFSYVLIFRVVLRIPSEQGRHKAFSTCLPHLAVVSLFISSAIFAHLKPPSLSSPSLDLAVSVLYSVVPPALNPLIYSLRNQEVKAAV comes from the coding sequence gctgcacagctctttttctttctcttctttattgggGCAGAGTTTTtacttctgaccatcatgtgctacgaccgctacgtgtccatctgcaaacccctgcactacgggaccctcctgggcagcagagcttgtgcccacatggcagcagctgcctgggccagtgcctttctctattcgctgctgcacacagccaatacattttccttgcccctgtgccatggcaatgtcctgggccagttcttctgtgaaatcccacagatcctcaagctctcctgctcaaattcctcactgAGGGAACTGAGGctcattgctgttagtgcctgcttgctatttggttgttttgttttcattgttttctcctatgtgctgatcttcagggtcgtgctgaggatcccctctgagcagggacggcacaaagccttttccacctgcctccctcacctggctgtggtctccctgttcatcagcagtgccatatttgctcacctgaagcctccctccctctcctccccatctctggatctggctgtgtcagttctgtactcagtggtgcctccagccctgaaccccctcatctacagcctgaggaaccaggaggtcaaggctgctgtg